The following coding sequences are from one Nilaparvata lugens isolate BPH chromosome 4, ASM1435652v1, whole genome shotgun sequence window:
- the LOC111054526 gene encoding cytosolic purine 5'-nucleotidase isoform X2, which translates to MLLKDSHDCSNDSGKGASSSASLSSESSEVYCMGCRAKNDSATSASPSDTFVNGSCFPLCDAETSTAYREAAPNEIFVNRSLHLENIKFYGFDMDCTFSEYKSPQYETLGFNLVKQRLVEFGYPQEILEFEYDPSFPVRGLWFDSLYGNLLKVDAYGNILVCVHGFEFLKHSTIYELYPNKFITLDESRVYVLNTLFNLPETYLFACLVDFFTHSPQYTRDKTGVRSGELFMPFKSIFQDVRSAVDWVHSHGDLKDQTIKNLDQYVKKDERLPTFLARIRESGAKVFLLTNSGYMFTDKIMTYLFDFPHGASPNEPHRDWKTYFDMIVVDARKPLFFGEGTILRQIDAKTGALRVGTHTGPLLKHTVYSGGSCDVFTKLIGAKGKDVLYVGDHIFGDILKSKKTQGWRTFLIVPELIQELHVWTDKCQLFSELQTLDVMLGEKYKNLDSSTMEKPDISKLRLAIREVTHKMDLAYGKMGSLFRSGSRQTFFSAQVTRYADLYAATYLNLIYYPFSYMFRAPAMLMPHESTVAHEQRFVMDNPMISRSRTVSIIDGEDDLAIKQNVITSASSQVPHPRPSTPRSLTHTHDEDYSDEDSDKQSNGKVE; encoded by the exons ATGCTGTTGAAAGACTCCCACGACTGCTCGAATGACTCGGGCAAAGGTGCCAGTAGTTCGGCCAGCCTCTCCTCGGAAAGCTCCGAAGTGTACTGCATGGGTTGTCGCGCCAAGAACGACAGCGCGACCAGTGCTAGTCCCAGCGACACTTTCGTCAATGGCTCGTGCTTTCCTCTCTGTGATGCCGAGACATCCACCGCCTATCGTGAGGCTGCACCCAATGA AATCTTCGTTAACCGCAGTTTGCATTTGGAAAATATCAAGTTTTATGGCTTCGATATGGATTGTACAT TTTCAGAATACAAATCGCCACAGTATGAAACATTAGGGTTCAATCTTGTCAAGCAAAGGCTCGTTGAATTTGGATATCCACAGGAAATTTTAGAGTTCGAATATGACCCTTCATTTCCAGTTCG TGGCTTGTGGTTTGATTCGCTTTATGGTAATCTTCTGAAAGTCGACGCATATGGAAATATTCTAGTTTGTGTTCATGGATTTGAATTCCTCAAACA CTCAACGATATACGAATTATATCCAAACAAATTCATCACATTGGATGAGTCCAGAGTGTATGTTTTAAATACACTTTTCAATCTACCTGAAACCTACCTTTTCGCGTGCCTAGTGGACTTTTTCACACATTCACCGCAGTATACAAG AGACAAGACTGGTGTTAGGAGTGGAGAACTATTCATGCCTTTTAAATCAATTTTCCAAGACGTGAGGAGCGCTGTAGACTGGGTCCATTCACAT gGAGACTTGAAGGATCAAACGATCAAGAACCTCGATCAATATGTGAAGAAGGACGAAAGATTGCCAACATTCCTAGCCAGAATCAGAGAGAGTGGAGCCAAAGTCTTCCTCCTTACAAATAGTGGTTACATGTTCACAGACAAAATTATGACCTACTTATTCGATTTTCCACATGGAGCAAGT CCAAATGAGCCACATCGAGACTGGAAGACATATTTCGATATGATTGTGGTGGATGCAAGGAAGCCATTGTTCTTTGGCGAGGGCACGATTCTGAGGCAGATCGACGCAAAGACTGGCGCACTAAGGGTTGGCACGCATACGGGCCCCCTACTAAAGCACACCGTCTACTCTGGAG GTTCGTGCGATGTGTTCACCAAATTGATCGGCGCCAAGGGAAAGGATGTGCTGTACGTCGGAGATCACATTTTCGGTGATATTCTGAAATCGAAGAAAACGCAAGGCTGGAGGACGTTCCTAATTGTTCCAGAACTCATCCAAGAACTGCATGTGTGGACTGACAAGTGCCAACTCTTCTCTGAGCTGCAGACACTTGACGTTATGCTGGGAGAGAAGTACAA GAACCTGGACAGCAGCACAATGGAGAAGCCGGACATCTCGAAGCTGCGGCTGGCGATCCGCGAGGTGACGCACAAGATGGACCTGGCCTACGGCAAGATGGGCAGCCTGTTCCGGTCCGGATCGCGGCAGACCTTCTTCTCGGCGCAGGTGACGCGCTACGCCGACCTGTATGCCGCCACCTACCTCAACCTCATCTACTACCCGTTCAGCTACATGTTCCGCGCGCCCGCCATGCTCATGCCGCACGAGTCCACGGTCGCGCACGAACAGCGCTTCGTCATGGACAACCCCATGATATCGCGCTCGCGCACCGTCTCCATCATCGACGGCGAAGATGATCTCGCCATCAAGCAGAACGTCATT
- the LOC111054526 gene encoding cytosolic purine 5'-nucleotidase isoform X4: MMCISRAAQRLARIFVNRSLHLENIKFYGFDMDCTFSEYKSPQYETLGFNLVKQRLVEFGYPQEILEFEYDPSFPVRGLWFDSLYGNLLKVDAYGNILVCVHGFEFLKHSTIYELYPNKFITLDESRVYVLNTLFNLPETYLFACLVDFFTHSPQYTRDKTGVRSGELFMPFKSIFQDVRSAVDWVHSHGDLKDQTIKNLDQYVKKDERLPTFLARIRESGAKVFLLTNSGYMFTDKIMTYLFDFPHGASPNEPHRDWKTYFDMIVVDARKPLFFGEGTILRQIDAKTGALRVGTHTGPLLKHTVYSGGSCDVFTKLIGAKGKDVLYVGDHIFGDILKSKKTQGWRTFLIVPELIQELHVWTDKCQLFSELQTLDVMLGEKYKNLDSSTMEKPDISKLRLAIREVTHKMDLAYGKMGSLFRSGSRQTFFSAQVTRYADLYAATYLNLIYYPFSYMFRAPAMLMPHESTVAHEQRFVMDNPMISRSRTVSIIDGEDDLAIKQNVITSASSQVPHPRPSTPRSLTHTHDEDYSDEDSDKQSNGKVE; the protein is encoded by the exons ATGATGTGTATCTCGAGAGCTGCTCAGCGTTTAGCTAG AATCTTCGTTAACCGCAGTTTGCATTTGGAAAATATCAAGTTTTATGGCTTCGATATGGATTGTACAT TTTCAGAATACAAATCGCCACAGTATGAAACATTAGGGTTCAATCTTGTCAAGCAAAGGCTCGTTGAATTTGGATATCCACAGGAAATTTTAGAGTTCGAATATGACCCTTCATTTCCAGTTCG TGGCTTGTGGTTTGATTCGCTTTATGGTAATCTTCTGAAAGTCGACGCATATGGAAATATTCTAGTTTGTGTTCATGGATTTGAATTCCTCAAACA CTCAACGATATACGAATTATATCCAAACAAATTCATCACATTGGATGAGTCCAGAGTGTATGTTTTAAATACACTTTTCAATCTACCTGAAACCTACCTTTTCGCGTGCCTAGTGGACTTTTTCACACATTCACCGCAGTATACAAG AGACAAGACTGGTGTTAGGAGTGGAGAACTATTCATGCCTTTTAAATCAATTTTCCAAGACGTGAGGAGCGCTGTAGACTGGGTCCATTCACAT gGAGACTTGAAGGATCAAACGATCAAGAACCTCGATCAATATGTGAAGAAGGACGAAAGATTGCCAACATTCCTAGCCAGAATCAGAGAGAGTGGAGCCAAAGTCTTCCTCCTTACAAATAGTGGTTACATGTTCACAGACAAAATTATGACCTACTTATTCGATTTTCCACATGGAGCAAGT CCAAATGAGCCACATCGAGACTGGAAGACATATTTCGATATGATTGTGGTGGATGCAAGGAAGCCATTGTTCTTTGGCGAGGGCACGATTCTGAGGCAGATCGACGCAAAGACTGGCGCACTAAGGGTTGGCACGCATACGGGCCCCCTACTAAAGCACACCGTCTACTCTGGAG GTTCGTGCGATGTGTTCACCAAATTGATCGGCGCCAAGGGAAAGGATGTGCTGTACGTCGGAGATCACATTTTCGGTGATATTCTGAAATCGAAGAAAACGCAAGGCTGGAGGACGTTCCTAATTGTTCCAGAACTCATCCAAGAACTGCATGTGTGGACTGACAAGTGCCAACTCTTCTCTGAGCTGCAGACACTTGACGTTATGCTGGGAGAGAAGTACAA GAACCTGGACAGCAGCACAATGGAGAAGCCGGACATCTCGAAGCTGCGGCTGGCGATCCGCGAGGTGACGCACAAGATGGACCTGGCCTACGGCAAGATGGGCAGCCTGTTCCGGTCCGGATCGCGGCAGACCTTCTTCTCGGCGCAGGTGACGCGCTACGCCGACCTGTATGCCGCCACCTACCTCAACCTCATCTACTACCCGTTCAGCTACATGTTCCGCGCGCCCGCCATGCTCATGCCGCACGAGTCCACGGTCGCGCACGAACAGCGCTTCGTCATGGACAACCCCATGATATCGCGCTCGCGCACCGTCTCCATCATCGACGGCGAAGATGATCTCGCCATCAAGCAGAACGTCATT